In one Novosphingobium humi genomic region, the following are encoded:
- a CDS encoding winged helix DNA-binding protein, producing the protein MDSKYYKHWHLATNELEYKVTELEWSIIRCHEAFSRWLEAASAIVVEGDLKISEYLILQVIGMLDRPRNGVTIARMLNRDDVANVQYSLRKLESYNLITKIKENGSKVHAFEVSEKGKKACDEFSVIRRELLIEGIKGLESLNEKLGGATQFLSFLTGVYEEVSRSSASLSHNSTKLP; encoded by the coding sequence ATGGATTCAAAATATTACAAACATTGGCACCTTGCAACCAATGAACTTGAGTACAAAGTTACAGAATTAGAGTGGTCTATTATTAGATGCCACGAAGCCTTCTCACGTTGGCTTGAAGCAGCAAGTGCCATCGTCGTTGAAGGCGACCTGAAAATTTCGGAGTATCTTATTCTTCAGGTCATTGGGATGCTTGACCGGCCACGCAACGGCGTGACAATCGCACGGATGCTGAACCGAGACGATGTGGCCAATGTGCAATACAGTCTGCGCAAACTGGAAAGCTATAACCTGATCACCAAGATCAAGGAAAACGGTAGCAAGGTCCATGCCTTTGAGGTCAGCGAAAAGGGCAAGAAGGCCTGTGACGAGTTCTCTGTCATCCGACGGGAATTGTTGATTGAAGGCATTAAAGGCCTCGAGAGCCTGAACGAAAAGCTCGGCGGCGCGACGCAGTTTCTGTCATTTCTGACCGGAGTTTATGAAGAAGTCTCGCGCTCTTCCGCGTCGCTGTCGCACAACTCGACCAAGCTGCCCTGA
- a CDS encoding IS110 family transposase — MEHYAGIDVSLKESSVCIVDAKGKVVREVKVASEPECLVGYFDELDLSVVRVGLEAGPLSQWLHAALAASGREVVLLETRHVKAALSAMTVKTDRKDARGIAQLLRMGWYRPVHAKSPPAQDVRALLVGRKLLQGKLLDVELSIRGILRGYGLKVGEVSRGRFEARIRELIEGHPALSVVIGGMLAARTALWDEFTRLHRAMLKIARADQVCQRLMTAPGVGALVALTYRSAVDDPARFGKSSTVGAYFGLTPKKYQSGETDRDGGVSKVGDAMVRTALFEAAHIMLTRATRFSSLKRWALDVAQRRGMKRAKVALARKLGVVLHRLWIDATDFRWGANAVAV, encoded by the coding sequence ATGGAGCATTATGCCGGAATCGATGTCTCACTGAAAGAGAGCAGCGTGTGCATTGTGGACGCGAAGGGCAAGGTGGTGCGGGAGGTTAAGGTCGCCAGCGAGCCTGAATGCCTTGTCGGTTATTTCGACGAGTTGGATCTGTCGGTGGTTCGCGTTGGCCTTGAAGCAGGCCCGCTTTCCCAGTGGTTGCATGCTGCCCTTGCCGCATCAGGTCGGGAGGTCGTGCTGCTGGAAACCCGCCATGTGAAGGCGGCGCTTTCGGCGATGACGGTGAAGACTGATCGCAAGGATGCGCGGGGGATCGCGCAATTGCTTCGCATGGGTTGGTATCGGCCGGTTCATGCAAAATCGCCACCGGCCCAGGATGTCCGGGCACTTCTGGTCGGACGCAAGCTTTTGCAGGGCAAGCTCCTCGACGTGGAACTAAGCATCCGGGGTATCCTGCGCGGCTACGGATTGAAGGTTGGCGAGGTCAGCCGTGGGCGTTTCGAGGCGCGCATTCGTGAACTGATCGAAGGACACCCCGCATTGTCGGTTGTGATCGGTGGGATGCTAGCCGCGCGAACCGCTCTGTGGGACGAGTTCACGCGGCTCCACCGGGCGATGCTTAAAATCGCCCGCGCCGACCAAGTCTGCCAGAGATTGATGACGGCACCTGGCGTAGGGGCGCTGGTTGCGTTGACCTATCGATCGGCCGTGGATGATCCGGCCCGGTTTGGGAAATCGAGCACGGTGGGCGCCTACTTCGGACTCACACCGAAGAAATATCAATCCGGCGAAACGGATCGCGATGGTGGCGTCAGCAAGGTCGGCGACGCGATGGTGCGGACCGCCTTGTTCGAGGCGGCGCATATCATGTTGACGCGAGCGACACGCTTTTCCAGCCTCAAGCGCTGGGCACTGGATGTAGCGCAGCGCCGCGGCATGAAACGCGCGAAGGTGGCACTGGCACGCAAGCTGGGGGTGGTCCTGCATCGCTTGTGGATCGATGCGACGGACTTTCGCTGGGGCGCGAATGCTGTGGCGGTATGA
- a CDS encoding N-acyl homoserine lactonase family protein: MTNPILNAFPKRDTDYSIWSLAYCQVDIMQDFFGGSGPYSNKGEVHAPMIYTLLVGGEVGGKQHVALVDCGFRNDYWLTRYAFSSWESPTDVLGRVGFKPEDVDTILVTHMHFDHMGNFEAFPNAKLYIQLDEYTGWSNAVCAAHQHETEEERAWIFSSFDPQDLIRASQGVADGRIQFVRGDEEILPGVIARLAKDSHTFGSQWFEVHTRNGPFAMAGDAVYWYSNIESMWPPGYHQGNAFNQIKVYREIRELLKQKTDRMIPGHDPQVWLRHSSWTAPSGNQIAEVNLRDNDPSRKPDNAAGKKIYI, from the coding sequence GTGACTAACCCAATCCTGAACGCATTTCCAAAGCGCGACACGGACTATTCGATCTGGTCTTTGGCCTATTGCCAGGTCGACATCATGCAAGACTTCTTCGGCGGCTCCGGCCCTTACAGCAACAAGGGCGAAGTTCACGCCCCGATGATTTACACGTTGCTTGTTGGCGGAGAAGTGGGCGGTAAGCAGCATGTTGCGCTTGTCGATTGCGGCTTCCGAAATGACTACTGGCTCACCCGCTATGCGTTTTCCAGCTGGGAAAGCCCGACGGATGTGCTGGGGCGAGTGGGTTTCAAGCCTGAGGATGTTGACACCATCCTTGTGACGCACATGCATTTCGACCACATGGGTAATTTTGAAGCCTTCCCGAACGCTAAGCTGTACATCCAGCTTGATGAATACACTGGCTGGTCCAATGCCGTCTGCGCAGCCCACCAGCACGAAACCGAGGAGGAGCGCGCCTGGATCTTCTCGTCCTTCGATCCCCAGGATTTGATCCGCGCCTCGCAAGGAGTCGCGGATGGACGGATCCAGTTCGTGCGCGGAGATGAAGAGATCCTGCCCGGCGTCATTGCCCGCCTAGCCAAGGACAGCCACACTTTTGGTTCGCAGTGGTTTGAGGTGCACACCCGCAACGGACCCTTCGCGATGGCGGGCGATGCCGTCTATTGGTATTCGAACATCGAGAGCATGTGGCCTCCGGGCTATCATCAAGGCAATGCCTTCAACCAGATCAAGGTCTATCGTGAAATCCGCGAGTTGTTAAAGCAGAAGACCGATCGCATGATCCCCGGACATGACCCTCAGGTCTGGTTGCGCCACAGTTCATGGACAGCGCCGAGCGGCAACCAGATTGCCGAGGTCAATCTGCGCGACAATGATCCAAGCCGCAAGCCCGACAACGCTGCGGGCAAAAAGATCTATATTTGA
- a CDS encoding LacI family DNA-binding transcriptional regulator: MATVSRVLREPDRVTPAKRAKVGEAIAHFNYVPNAVAQQLRRPRSRTILVIIPEISNLFFAEALKNIENVAHDLGYRVLIGETQRCQERLDQYIDLVTSRTADGLILFGSLMPSVLRASMDAGAPLPFPVVLAEASVRWPNCPRVKIDNVLSGEMAVRHLVKTGRRRIAMISGPQRYTVSQDRLKGYRMVLAEAAMEQRQDWVVEGDFSMASGYAAMGRLLDLAELPDAVFCAGDEMAIGAQTAIRERGLRMPDDIALIGFDDMRFAAYASPPLTTIRQPAGELGKAAVGLIKALFDGDSIRESTIILPHELIIRRST; encoded by the coding sequence ATGGCAACCGTTTCACGTGTGTTGCGCGAACCGGACAGGGTGACCCCAGCCAAACGTGCAAAAGTCGGCGAGGCCATCGCCCACTTCAACTATGTCCCCAACGCCGTGGCCCAGCAATTGCGACGGCCAAGGTCGCGCACGATTCTGGTTATCATCCCGGAAATCTCCAACCTGTTCTTTGCCGAGGCGCTCAAGAATATCGAGAATGTGGCCCATGATCTGGGCTATCGCGTTCTGATCGGCGAAACACAGCGGTGTCAGGAGCGGCTGGACCAATATATCGATCTGGTGACCTCGCGCACTGCCGACGGATTGATCCTATTCGGCTCGCTGATGCCCAGCGTGTTGCGCGCCAGCATGGACGCAGGCGCGCCTTTGCCTTTTCCGGTGGTGCTGGCCGAAGCGAGCGTTCGCTGGCCCAATTGCCCGCGGGTGAAAATCGACAATGTTCTCAGCGGCGAGATGGCTGTGCGCCATCTGGTGAAAACCGGGCGCAGGAGAATTGCGATGATTTCAGGCCCCCAGCGCTATACGGTCAGTCAGGACCGCTTGAAAGGCTATCGCATGGTTCTTGCCGAAGCGGCGATGGAGCAGCGGCAGGATTGGGTGGTGGAGGGCGATTTCTCTATGGCTTCGGGCTATGCGGCGATGGGGCGGTTGCTCGATCTGGCCGAATTACCGGACGCAGTGTTTTGCGCAGGCGATGAAATGGCGATTGGTGCACAAACTGCCATTCGAGAAAGAGGGTTACGCATGCCCGATGATATCGCCCTTATCGGCTTTGACGACATGCGGTTTGCCGCTTACGCTTCGCCTCCGCTAACCACGATCCGGCAACCGGCGGGGGAACTGGGCAAGGCCGCAGTGGGGTTGATAAAGGCGCTGTTCGATGGCGACTCCATTAGGGAAAGCACGATCATCTTGCCTCATGAACTGATTATCAGGCGGTCGACGTGA